The following proteins are encoded in a genomic region of Chiroxiphia lanceolata isolate bChiLan1 chromosome 18, bChiLan1.pri, whole genome shotgun sequence:
- the COQ5 gene encoding 2-methoxy-6-polyprenyl-1,4-benzoquinol methylase, mitochondrial isoform X4: protein MAAVRLCRCRCRALLSRVPGAPRALRGLAAGPKMHFGFQSVTEEERREKIYQVFESVAKKYDVMNDSMTLGIHRVWKDILVHKMNPSPGTLLLDVAGGTGDIAFRFINYVHAVRERQLQRKLKHHQNLSWQEIFENYQEDKSDSLGDSQVVVCDINREMLKVGKQKAQHLGYSKGLSWVLGNAEELPFDDDMFDVYTIAFGIRNVTRIDLALEEAYRVLKPGGRFLCLEFSHVSNPLLSRLYDLYSFQVIPVLGEVIAGDWKSYQYLVESIRRFPPQEELKAMIEDAGFFKVDYENLNFGIVAIHSGFKL from the exons ATGGCGGCGGTGCGGCTGTGCCGGTGCCGCTGCCGGGCGCTGCTCTCCCGTGTCCCCGGGGCCCCGCGGGCGCTCCGCGGTCTGGCCGCGGGGCCGAAGATGCACTTCGGCTTCCAGAGCGTCAcggaggaggagaggagggagaaga TTTACCAGGTTTTTGAAAGTGTGGCCAAGAAATACGATGTGATgaatgattccatgactctagGAATTCATCGGGTGTGGAAGGATATCCTGGTACATAAAATGAACCCTTCCCCAGGAACACTTCTTCTTGATGTTGCTGGAGGAACAG GTGACATTGCCTTTCGATTCATTAATTATGTTCACGCTGTACGAGAACGGCAGCTCCAGAGGAAGCTCAAGCACCATCAGAATTTGTCATGGCAGGAAATTTTTGAGAATTACCAGGAAGACAAATCTGACTCTCTAGGGGATTCCCAGGTGGTGGTCTGTGACATTAACAGAGAAATGTTAAAAGTTGGGAAGCAGAAAGCACAGCACCTTGGCTACTCTAAAG GCTTGTCCTGGGTACTTGGGAATGCTGAAGAGTTGCCCTTTGATGATGATATGTTTGATGTTTACACAATTGCCTTTGGAATCCGAAATGTAACTCGTATTGATTTG GCTCTTGAAGAGGCCTATCGTGTGCTGAAACCAGGAGGAAGATTCCTCTGCCTTGAATTTAGTCATGTCAGCAACCCTCTTCTTTCCAG gctCTATGATCTCTACAGTTTCCAGGTTATCCCTGTTCTGGGTGAGGTCATTGCTGGTGACTGGAAGTCTTACCAGTATCTGGTGGAGAGCATCCGGCGGTTCCCCCCTCAG GAGGAGCTGAAGGCAATGATAGAAGACGCAGGTTTTTTCAAAGTGGATTATGAGAATTTAAACTTTGGCATTGTCGCCATTCACTCAGGTTTCAAACTGTGA
- the COQ5 gene encoding 2-methoxy-6-polyprenyl-1,4-benzoquinol methylase, mitochondrial isoform X3, which translates to MPGCRGAGPAPGPAEDGGGAAVPVPLPGAALPCPRGPAGAPRSGRGAEDALRLPERHGGGEEGEDLPVYQVFESVAKKYDVMNDSMTLGIHRVWKDILVHKMNPSPGTLLLDVAGGTGDIAFRFINYVHAVRERQLQRKLKHHQNLSWQEIFENYQEDKSDSLGDSQVVVCDINREMLKVGKQKAQHLGYSKGLSWVLGNAEELPFDDDMFDVYTIAFGIRNVTRIDLALEEAYRVLKPGGRFLCLEFSHVSNPLLSRLYDLYSFQVIPVLGEVIAGDWKSYQYLVESIRRFPPQEELKAMIEDAGFFKVDYENLNFGIVAIHSGFKL; encoded by the exons ATGCCGGGATGCCGCGGTGCCGGTCCCGCCCCGGGGCCGGCGGAAGATGGCGGCGGTGCGGCTGTGCCGGTGCCGCTGCCGGGCGCTGCTCTCCCGTGTCCCCGGGGCCCCGCGGGCGCTCCGCGGTCTGGCCGCGGGGCCGAAGATGCACTTCGGCTTCCAGAGCGTCAcggaggaggagaggagggagaaga TTTACCGG TTTACCAGGTTTTTGAAAGTGTGGCCAAGAAATACGATGTGATgaatgattccatgactctagGAATTCATCGGGTGTGGAAGGATATCCTGGTACATAAAATGAACCCTTCCCCAGGAACACTTCTTCTTGATGTTGCTGGAGGAACAG GTGACATTGCCTTTCGATTCATTAATTATGTTCACGCTGTACGAGAACGGCAGCTCCAGAGGAAGCTCAAGCACCATCAGAATTTGTCATGGCAGGAAATTTTTGAGAATTACCAGGAAGACAAATCTGACTCTCTAGGGGATTCCCAGGTGGTGGTCTGTGACATTAACAGAGAAATGTTAAAAGTTGGGAAGCAGAAAGCACAGCACCTTGGCTACTCTAAAG GCTTGTCCTGGGTACTTGGGAATGCTGAAGAGTTGCCCTTTGATGATGATATGTTTGATGTTTACACAATTGCCTTTGGAATCCGAAATGTAACTCGTATTGATTTG GCTCTTGAAGAGGCCTATCGTGTGCTGAAACCAGGAGGAAGATTCCTCTGCCTTGAATTTAGTCATGTCAGCAACCCTCTTCTTTCCAG gctCTATGATCTCTACAGTTTCCAGGTTATCCCTGTTCTGGGTGAGGTCATTGCTGGTGACTGGAAGTCTTACCAGTATCTGGTGGAGAGCATCCGGCGGTTCCCCCCTCAG GAGGAGCTGAAGGCAATGATAGAAGACGCAGGTTTTTTCAAAGTGGATTATGAGAATTTAAACTTTGGCATTGTCGCCATTCACTCAGGTTTCAAACTGTGA
- the COQ5 gene encoding 2-methoxy-6-polyprenyl-1,4-benzoquinol methylase, mitochondrial isoform X2 produces MPRCRSRPGAGGRWRRCGCAGAAAGRCSPVSPGPRGRSAVWPRGRRCTSASRASRRRRGGRRVRAAAAGGLGPEPSGDGSPGCRVYRVFESVAKKYDVMNDSMTLGIHRVWKDILVHKMNPSPGTLLLDVAGGTGDIAFRFINYVHAVRERQLQRKLKHHQNLSWQEIFENYQEDKSDSLGDSQVVVCDINREMLKVGKQKAQHLGYSKGLSWVLGNAEELPFDDDMFDVYTIAFGIRNVTRIDLALEEAYRVLKPGGRFLCLEFSHVSNPLLSRLYDLYSFQVIPVLGEVIAGDWKSYQYLVESIRRFPPQEELKAMIEDAGFFKVDYENLNFGIVAIHSGFKL; encoded by the exons ATGCCGCGGTGCCGGTCCCGCCCCGGGGCCGGCGGAAGATGGCGGCGGTGCGGCTGTGCCGGTGCCGCTGCCGGGCGCTGCTCTCCCGTGTCCCCGGGGCCCCGCGGGCGCTCCGCGGTCTGGCCGCGGGGCCGAAGATGCACTTCGGCTTCCAGAGCGTCAcggaggaggagaggagggagaagagtgagggcggcggcagcgggcggGCTGGGCCCGGAGCCGAGCGGTGATGGGTCTCCGGGGTGCCGGG TTTACCGGGTATTTGAAAGCGTGGCCAAGAA ATACGATGTGATgaatgattccatgactctagGAATTCATCGGGTGTGGAAGGATATCCTGGTACATAAAATGAACCCTTCCCCAGGAACACTTCTTCTTGATGTTGCTGGAGGAACAG GTGACATTGCCTTTCGATTCATTAATTATGTTCACGCTGTACGAGAACGGCAGCTCCAGAGGAAGCTCAAGCACCATCAGAATTTGTCATGGCAGGAAATTTTTGAGAATTACCAGGAAGACAAATCTGACTCTCTAGGGGATTCCCAGGTGGTGGTCTGTGACATTAACAGAGAAATGTTAAAAGTTGGGAAGCAGAAAGCACAGCACCTTGGCTACTCTAAAG GCTTGTCCTGGGTACTTGGGAATGCTGAAGAGTTGCCCTTTGATGATGATATGTTTGATGTTTACACAATTGCCTTTGGAATCCGAAATGTAACTCGTATTGATTTG GCTCTTGAAGAGGCCTATCGTGTGCTGAAACCAGGAGGAAGATTCCTCTGCCTTGAATTTAGTCATGTCAGCAACCCTCTTCTTTCCAG gctCTATGATCTCTACAGTTTCCAGGTTATCCCTGTTCTGGGTGAGGTCATTGCTGGTGACTGGAAGTCTTACCAGTATCTGGTGGAGAGCATCCGGCGGTTCCCCCCTCAG GAGGAGCTGAAGGCAATGATAGAAGACGCAGGTTTTTTCAAAGTGGATTATGAGAATTTAAACTTTGGCATTGTCGCCATTCACTCAGGTTTCAAACTGTGA
- the COQ5 gene encoding 2-methoxy-6-polyprenyl-1,4-benzoquinol methylase, mitochondrial isoform X5: protein MAAVRLCRCRCRALLSRVPGAPRALRGLAAGPKMHFGFQSVTEEERREKIYRVFESVAKKYDVMNDSMTLGIHRVWKDILVHKMNPSPGTLLLDVAGGTGDIAFRFINYVHAVRERQLQRKLKHHQNLSWQEIFENYQEDKSDSLGDSQVVVCDINREMLKVGKQKAQHLGYSKGLSWVLGNAEELPFDDDMFDVYTIAFGIRNVTRIDLALEEAYRVLKPGGRFLCLEFSHVSNPLLSRLYDLYSFQVIPVLGEVIAGDWKSYQYLVESIRRFPPQEELKAMIEDAGFFKVDYENLNFGIVAIHSGFKL from the exons ATGGCGGCGGTGCGGCTGTGCCGGTGCCGCTGCCGGGCGCTGCTCTCCCGTGTCCCCGGGGCCCCGCGGGCGCTCCGCGGTCTGGCCGCGGGGCCGAAGATGCACTTCGGCTTCCAGAGCGTCAcggaggaggagaggagggagaaga TTTACCGGGTATTTGAAAGCGTGGCCAAGAA ATACGATGTGATgaatgattccatgactctagGAATTCATCGGGTGTGGAAGGATATCCTGGTACATAAAATGAACCCTTCCCCAGGAACACTTCTTCTTGATGTTGCTGGAGGAACAG GTGACATTGCCTTTCGATTCATTAATTATGTTCACGCTGTACGAGAACGGCAGCTCCAGAGGAAGCTCAAGCACCATCAGAATTTGTCATGGCAGGAAATTTTTGAGAATTACCAGGAAGACAAATCTGACTCTCTAGGGGATTCCCAGGTGGTGGTCTGTGACATTAACAGAGAAATGTTAAAAGTTGGGAAGCAGAAAGCACAGCACCTTGGCTACTCTAAAG GCTTGTCCTGGGTACTTGGGAATGCTGAAGAGTTGCCCTTTGATGATGATATGTTTGATGTTTACACAATTGCCTTTGGAATCCGAAATGTAACTCGTATTGATTTG GCTCTTGAAGAGGCCTATCGTGTGCTGAAACCAGGAGGAAGATTCCTCTGCCTTGAATTTAGTCATGTCAGCAACCCTCTTCTTTCCAG gctCTATGATCTCTACAGTTTCCAGGTTATCCCTGTTCTGGGTGAGGTCATTGCTGGTGACTGGAAGTCTTACCAGTATCTGGTGGAGAGCATCCGGCGGTTCCCCCCTCAG GAGGAGCTGAAGGCAATGATAGAAGACGCAGGTTTTTTCAAAGTGGATTATGAGAATTTAAACTTTGGCATTGTCGCCATTCACTCAGGTTTCAAACTGTGA
- the RNF10 gene encoding RING finger protein 10: MLQSPPGATPATATAPAMDKSSPCGSGAPGPSAGSKGQQPRSASAGPAAGESKPKGDGKNASGSKQRYNRKRETSYSKNENFCSQSRRSNSQKSKAFNKMPPQRGGSGGSGKPFSSSNGGRRDEVAEAQRAEFSPAQFSGPKKINLNHLLNFTFEPRGQAGHFDGNGHGNWGKRNKWGHKPFNKELFLQANCQFVVSEEQDYTVHFADPDTLVNWDFVEQVRICSHEVPSCPICLYPPTAAKITRCGHIFCWACILHYLSLSEKTWSKCPICYGSVHKKDLKSVVAMETRQYAIGDTITMQLMRREKGVLVALPKSQWMNVVQPVYIRDDQHSQYSKLLLASREQVLQLVILEEKAALLKQYEEEKHTPEACFIEAAIQELKERETALSADQDKNNGIAGISAAVEELVLESSKAVEPAVTQEKKCGVEYLSAFDEELVEPCSDLASSFSPPVEVEEAVLDEEEVPEVDTVGEPDTNTTEESNPAETSYQDSKDTVSSGHLGNSPFYYFYQAEDGQCMYLHPVNVRCLVREYGSLEKSPEKITAAVVEITGYSMTEDIRQRHRYLCHLPLTCEFSICELALKPPVISKETLELFSDDLEKRKRLRQKKARDERRRERRIEMEENKKQGKYPEVHIALENLQQFPAFTSCPGETTSIDHQSFCQSPLGRSPVFQTESLPAPLSPAANQVSPLLCGSLEEESPFPSFAQMLRVGKAKPETWPKPVPKTRDENTLALPVPVDSDGESDSSDRIPVPSFQNSFSQAIEAALLKLDKPSTADHLSEEKGGKKRKKQKQKLLFSTSVVHTK, translated from the exons ATGCTGCAGAGCCCGCCCGGCGCCACCCCCgccacagccacagcccccGCCATGGACAAGAGCAGCCCCTGCGGCTCCGGAGCGCCCGGACCCTCGGCCGGCAGCAAAGGGCAGCAGCCGCGGTCCGCCTCGGCCGGGCCCGCCGCGGGGGAGTCTAAGCCCAAAGGCG ATGGAAAGAATGCGAGTGGATCCAAACAGCGTTATAATCGTAAAAGAGAAACTTCATATTCCAAAAATGAGAACTTTTGCAGTCAGTCCCGTCGCTCCAattcacagaaaagcaaagcttttaaCAAGATGCCCCCTCAAAGGGGAGGCAGCGGCGGAAGTGGCAAACCTTTTAGCTCTTCTAATGGTGGGAGACGAGATGAG GTAGCAGAGGCTCAACGGGCAGAGTTCAGCCCTGCCCAGTTCTCTGGTCCCAAGAAGATAAATCTGAACCACTTACTGAACTTCACTTTTGAACCCCGTGGCCAAGCAGGACATTTTGATGGGAATGGACATGGCAACTGGGGGAAAAGGAACAAGTGGGGACATAAACCGTTCAACAAGGAGCTTTTCCTACAGGCCAA CTGCCAGTTTGTTGTCTCTGAAGAACAGGACTACACAGTCCACTTTGCTGATCCAGATACCTTGGTCAACTGGGACTTTGTGGAGCAAGTG CGAATCTGTAGCCATGAAGTGCCCTCTTGCCCAATATGTTTGTACCCACCAACCGCAGCCAAGATCACCCGCTGTGGACACATCTTCTGCTGGGCTTGTATCCTTCACTATCTCTCCTTGAGCGAAAAGACCTGGAGTAAGTGTCCTATTTGTTATGGCTCTGTTCACAAGAAGGATCTCAAGAG CGTTGTTGCTATGGAGACACGCCAGTATGCAATTGGTGATACCATTACAATGCAGCTTATGAGAAGGGAGAAAGGTGTTCTGGTAGCACTGCCCAAGTCTCAGTGGATGAATGTGGTGCAGCCTGTTTACATCAGAG ATGACCAGCACAGCCAGTATTCAAAGCTGCTTCTGGCATCCAGGGAGCAGGTCTTGCAGCTGGTGATTCTGGAGGAGAAAGCGGCATTACTGAAACAgtatgaggaagaaaagcacaCCCCAGAAGCTTGCTTTATTGAGGCAGCTATCCAGGAGCTGAAG GAGCGAGAAACAGCACTCTCTGCTGACCAGGATAAAAACAATGGCATTGCTGGAATCAGTGCAGCTGTGGAAGAATTGGTCCTAGAAAGCTCCAAGGCTGTGGAGCCTGCAGTTACCCAAGAGAAAAAG TGTGGTGTGGAATATCTCTCTGCATTTGATGAGGAGCTTGTGGAGCCTTGCTCTGACCTGGCAAGTTCCTTTTCGCCTCCTGTGGAAGTAGAAGAGGCAGTGCTGGATGAAGAGGAAGTACCTGAGGTGGACACTGTAGGGGAACCTGACACGAACACTACAGAAGAATCAAATCCAGCTGAAACAAGTTACCAAGACTCTAAAGATACAGTTAGCTCTGGACATCTTGGCAACTCTcctttttactatttttatcaAG CGGAGGACGGACAGTGCATGTACCTTCACCCGGTGAATGTTCGGTGCCTGGTCCGTGAGTACGGCAGCTTGGAGAAGAGCCCCGAGAAGATAACTGCAGCTGTGGTGGAGATAACTGGCTACTCAATGACAGAG GATATAAGACAACGTCATCGCTACCTCTGTCACTTGCCCCTCACCTGTGAGTTCAGCATTTGTGAACTGGCTCTGAAGCCACCTGTCATCTCTAAGGAGACTTTAGAGTTGTTTTCAG ATGACCTTGAGAAGAGGAAACGCCTGCGGCAGAAGAAAGCTCGCGATGAGCGACGGCGCGAACGCAGAATTGAGATGGAAGAGAACAAGAAACAGGGCAAAT ATCCAGAGGTCCATATTGCTTTAGAGAATCTGCAGCAGTTCCCTGCTTTTACTTCTTGCCCTGGAGAAACTACCAGCATTGATCATCAGAGCTTCTGTCAGTCTCCTCTTGGCAGAAGCCCTGTGTTTCAGACAG AGTCTCTTCCAGCTCCATTGTCACCTGCTGCCAACCAGGTCAGCCCGTTGCTCTGTGGGAGTTTGGAAGAAGagtctcccttcccttcctttgccCAG ATGTTGAGAGTTGGAAAGGCAAAACCAGAAACATGGCCTAAACCTGTTCCAAAAACAAGAG aTGAGAACACTCTGGCACTCCCTGTGCCCGTGGATAGTGATGGAGAAAGTGACAGCTCTGACCgcatccctgtgcccagcttCCAGAATTCCTTCAGCCAAGCTATTGAGGCAGCCCTCCTGAAACTGGACAAACCGTCCACGGCTGATCATCTGTCAG aggaaaagggaggcaagaaaagaaagaaacagaagcagaagctATTGTTCAGCACCTCTGTTGTTCACACAAAGTGA
- the COQ5 gene encoding 2-methoxy-6-polyprenyl-1,4-benzoquinol methylase, mitochondrial isoform X1 — protein sequence MPRCRSRPGAGGRWRRCGCAGAAAGRCSPVSPGPRGRSAVWPRGRRCTSASRASRRRRGGRRVRAAAAGGLGPEPSGDGSPGCRVYQVFESVAKKYDVMNDSMTLGIHRVWKDILVHKMNPSPGTLLLDVAGGTGDIAFRFINYVHAVRERQLQRKLKHHQNLSWQEIFENYQEDKSDSLGDSQVVVCDINREMLKVGKQKAQHLGYSKGLSWVLGNAEELPFDDDMFDVYTIAFGIRNVTRIDLALEEAYRVLKPGGRFLCLEFSHVSNPLLSRLYDLYSFQVIPVLGEVIAGDWKSYQYLVESIRRFPPQEELKAMIEDAGFFKVDYENLNFGIVAIHSGFKL from the exons ATGCCGCGGTGCCGGTCCCGCCCCGGGGCCGGCGGAAGATGGCGGCGGTGCGGCTGTGCCGGTGCCGCTGCCGGGCGCTGCTCTCCCGTGTCCCCGGGGCCCCGCGGGCGCTCCGCGGTCTGGCCGCGGGGCCGAAGATGCACTTCGGCTTCCAGAGCGTCAcggaggaggagaggagggagaagagtgagggcggcggcagcgggcggGCTGGGCCCGGAGCCGAGCGGTGATGGGTCTCCGGGGTGCCGGG TTTACCAGGTTTTTGAAAGTGTGGCCAAGAAATACGATGTGATgaatgattccatgactctagGAATTCATCGGGTGTGGAAGGATATCCTGGTACATAAAATGAACCCTTCCCCAGGAACACTTCTTCTTGATGTTGCTGGAGGAACAG GTGACATTGCCTTTCGATTCATTAATTATGTTCACGCTGTACGAGAACGGCAGCTCCAGAGGAAGCTCAAGCACCATCAGAATTTGTCATGGCAGGAAATTTTTGAGAATTACCAGGAAGACAAATCTGACTCTCTAGGGGATTCCCAGGTGGTGGTCTGTGACATTAACAGAGAAATGTTAAAAGTTGGGAAGCAGAAAGCACAGCACCTTGGCTACTCTAAAG GCTTGTCCTGGGTACTTGGGAATGCTGAAGAGTTGCCCTTTGATGATGATATGTTTGATGTTTACACAATTGCCTTTGGAATCCGAAATGTAACTCGTATTGATTTG GCTCTTGAAGAGGCCTATCGTGTGCTGAAACCAGGAGGAAGATTCCTCTGCCTTGAATTTAGTCATGTCAGCAACCCTCTTCTTTCCAG gctCTATGATCTCTACAGTTTCCAGGTTATCCCTGTTCTGGGTGAGGTCATTGCTGGTGACTGGAAGTCTTACCAGTATCTGGTGGAGAGCATCCGGCGGTTCCCCCCTCAG GAGGAGCTGAAGGCAATGATAGAAGACGCAGGTTTTTTCAAAGTGGATTATGAGAATTTAAACTTTGGCATTGTCGCCATTCACTCAGGTTTCAAACTGTGA
- the POP5 gene encoding ribonuclease P/MRP protein subunit POP5 — protein sequence MVRFKNRYVLCEVLSDDPRCRQCIEDRAVGLAVRDAIGRVHGDYGLACCSISFTVKYLNAYTGTVLLRCRKDSYRLLCSALPFVRYLESRAQRYPCALNTLHVGGTIRTCQKFLIQYNRRQLLMLLQNCTNEEERQCIQKSLLSCSLTEEQSQSGDEEDDDGTETD from the exons ATGGTTCGGTTCAAGAACAG GTACGTGCTGTGCGAGGTGCTCTCGGACGACCCGCGCTGCCGCCAGTGCATCGAGGACCGCGCCGTGGGCCTCGCCGTCAGGGACGCCATCGGGCGGGTGCACGGCGACTACGGCCTGGCCTGCTGCTCCATCTCCTTCACAG TGAAGTACCTGAACGCCTACACCGGGACGGTGCTGCTGCGGTGCCGCAAGGACTCGTACCGGCTGCTGTGCTCCGCGCTGCCCTTCGTGCGCTACCTGGAGAGCCGCGCCCAGCGCTACCCCTGCGCCCTCAACACCCTGCACGTCGGAG GTACCATAAGAACATGTCAGAAATTTCTGATTCAGTATAACAGAAGACAGCTGCTGATGTTGTTGCAAAACTGTACAAATGAAG AGGAAAGACAGTGTATACAGAAGTCGTTGTTGAGCTGTTCCCTTACAGAAGAGCAGTCTCAGAGTGGAGATGAGGAGGATGATGATGGCACAGAGACAGACTGA
- the LOC116795610 gene encoding dynein light chain 1, cytoplasmic-like, protein MSDRKAVIKNADMSEEMQQDAVECATQALEKYNIEKDIAAHIKKEFDKKYNPTWHCIVGRNFGSYVTHETKHFIYFYLGQVAILLFKSG, encoded by the exons ATGAGCGATCGAAAGGCAGTGATCAAAAATGCGGACATGTCAGAGGAGATGCAGCAAGATGCTGTAGAATGTGCTACTCAGGCCTTGGAGAAGTACAACATCGAGAAGGACATCGCTGCTCACATAAAGAAG GAGTTTGACAAGAAATACAATCCCACTTGGCACTGCATCGTGGGAAGGAACTTTGGCAGTTATGTGACTCATGAGACCAAGCACTTCATCTACTTCTACCTCGGCCAAGTCGCTATTCTTCTTTTCAAGTCTGGTTAG
- the DYNLL1 gene encoding dynein light chain 1, cytoplasmic: MSDRKAVIKNADMSEEMQQDSVECATQALEKYNIEKDIAAHIKKEFDKKYNPTWHCIVGRNFGSYVTHETKHFIYFYLGQVAILLFKSG, translated from the exons ATGAGCGATCGGAAGGCAGTGATCAAAAATGCGGACATGTCAGAGGAGATGCAGCAGGACTCGGTGGAATGTGCTACTCAGGCCTTGGAGAAGTACAACATCGAGAAGGACATCGCTGCTCACATAAAGAAG GAATTTGACAAGAAATACAATCCCACGTGGCACTGCATCGTGGGAAGGAACTTTGGCAGCTACGTGACTCATGAGACCAAGCACTTCATCTACTTCTACCTCGGCCAAGTCGCTATTCTTCTTTTCAAGTCTGGTTAG